One Gadus chalcogrammus isolate NIFS_2021 chromosome 4, NIFS_Gcha_1.0, whole genome shotgun sequence DNA segment encodes these proteins:
- the LOC130380965 gene encoding 2-oxoglutarate receptor 1-like, producing MQFAPTPVPTMLCPLLQDPNNATVCSDDKTLLKDYFLSAAYSLLFAVGLAGNLTAIVVYVTMLRPWKTSAVIMVNLALADLLHMLTLPFLVQYYKDGETWKSGAYMCYLVRFAFFLNLYSSVLLLTCLAAFRWLVVARPLCAAQVQRRSWGLAACAAAWAAAIALVGPMLYILSAGYKKDGNGTICVDFASQRSWCVGWYSRVLTALGFLLPLATVAACYAGIVRELAKGPYKASPRRVRARRLPLAILAGFVVCFLPYHVLRELRVETVLATEDWTCKARSGIHVAYIISRPLAAANTLCNLGLNTLAGGRFQRAIWRIVGAGRRCLNGAPLGLVGGTDQKLATHNRRTHVVNAAVRCPSRGRNEADREAANVNNPWVDVGKKTRM from the exons ATGCAGTTTGCTCCT ACCCCAGTGCCTACCATGCTCTGCCCCCTCCTCCAAGATCCCAACAACGCCACAGTCTGCTCCGATGACAAAACGCTACTCAAGGACTACTTCCTTTCAGCCGCCTACAGCCTCCTCTTCGCCGTGGGGCTGGCGGGCAACCTCACCGCCATCGTGGTCTACGTCACCATGCTGCGGCCATGGAAGACCAGCGCCGTCATCATGGTGAACCTGGCCCTGGCCGACCTCCTGCACATGCTGACCCTCCCCTTCCTGGTGCAGTACTACAAAGACGGTGAGACATGGAAGAGCGGCGCCTACATGTGCTACCTGGTGCGCTTCGCCTTCTTCCTCAACCTGTACAGCAGCGTGCTGCTCCTCACCTGCCTGGCCGCCTTCCGCTGGCTGGTGGTGGCCCGGCCTCTCTGTGCGGCGCAGGTGCAGCGCCGCAGCTGGGGCCTGGCTGCGTGCGCGGCGGCGTGGGCGGCCGCCATCGCCCTGGTTGGGCCCATGCTGTACATACTCTCCGCGGGGTATAAGAAAGATGGGAATGGTACCATATGCGTGGACTTTGCCAGCCAGAGGTCTTGGTGTGTGGGGTGGTACAGCCGGGTGCTCACGGCGCTGGGCTTCCTGTTGCCCCTGGCGACGGTGGCGGCGTGCTACGCAGGCATCGTTCGGGAGCTCGCCAAAGGGCCGTACAAGGCCAGCCCCCGCCGTGTTCGCGCCCGGCGGCTGCCCCTGGCCATCCTGGCGGGGTTCGTGGTGTGCTTCCTGCCGTACCACGTGCTCCGcgagctgagggtggagacggTGCTGGCGACCGAGGACTGGACTTGCAAGGCGAGGTCGGGCATCCACGTGGCGTATATAATCTCGCGCCCGCTGGCGGCCGCCAACACCCTGTGCAACCTGGGGCTAAATACGCTGGCGGGGGGGCGGTTCCAGCGGGCCATCTGGCGGATCGTTGGCGCGGGCCGCCGGTGCCTCAACGGGGCTCCGCTCGGGCTGGTGGGCGGCACCGACCAGAAGCTCGCCACCCACAACAGGAGGACGCACGTCGTCAACGCGGCCGTCCGATGCCCGTCGCGAGGGCGGAACGAAGCCGACCGAGAAGCGGCGAACGTGAACAACCCTTGGGTGGATGTCGGTAAGAAGACCAGGATGTGA
- the LOC130381347 gene encoding kelch-like protein 41b: protein MEPGAIKEELRLFQSTLLQDGLKELLNENKFVDCSLKVGDRSFPCHRLIMAACSPYFREIFFGEDGKELEDTKEVVLEDINPGILDMVIRYLYSAEIDLTDDNVQDIFALANRFQIPSVFTVCVNYLQKKLSLGNCLAIFRMGLVLSCPRLAVAARDYVADRFELLHDDEEFLQLAAHELFAVIGGDSLNVEREEMVFEFVMAWVRHDKDKRLPVLVDAFDCIRFRLMPEKYFKEKVEADEIVKASPELQKKIQAVSDAFKGKLPEVVPKPKKEGEEGAVNGDEEEVEEESLLPGYLNDSRRLGMYVREFIVMISDTAAVAYDVAENECFLAAMSEQVPRNHVSTVSKHNQLYIIGGLFVDEEDKDAPLQCYFYTLDPLMSEWTALPPMPSPRCLFNIGESNNILFAIAGKDLQSNESLDTVMCFDVEKMKWSESKKLPLKIHGHSVVSHEGLVYCLGGKTDDNKALNKMFVYNHKQSEWRELAAMKTARAMFGTVIHNGKIIAVGGVNEEGLSSMCETYDFATNKWEPFTDFPQERSSVNLVSTGGSLYAVGGFAIVQMENKEVAPSEVTDVWQYEADKKEWSGMLREMRYAAGASCVPMRLNAARMPKL from the exons ATGGAGCCCGGCGCCATCAAGGAGGAGCTGCGCTTGTTCCAGAGCACCCTGCTCCAGGACGGGCTAAAGGAGCTGCTGAACGAGAACAAGTTTGTGGACTGCAGCCTGAAGGTGGGCGACCGAAGCTTCCCCTGCCACCGGCTCATCATGGCCGCCTGCAGCCCCTACTTCCGGGAGATCTTCTTTGGCGAGGACGGCAAGGAGCTGGAGGACACcaaggaggtggtgctggaggacaTAAACCCCGGCATCCTTGACATGGTCATCCGCTACCTTTACTCGGCGGAGATCGACCTGACGGATGACAACGTGCAGGACATCTTCGCCCTGGCCAACCGGTTCCAGATCCCGTCGGTGTTCACCGTGTGCGTCAACTACCTCCAGAAGAAGCTGTCGCTTGGCAACTGCCTGGCCATCTTCCGCATGGGCCTGGTGCTCAGCTGCCCCCGCCTGGCGGTGGCGGCGCGCGACTACGTGGCGGACCGCTTCGAGCTGCTCCACGACGACGAGGAGTTCCTGCAGCTGGCCGCGCACGAGCTCTTCGCCGTCATCGGCGGGGACTCGCTCAacgtagagagggaggagatggtgtTTGAGTTTGTGATGGCGTGGGTGCGCCACGACAAGGACAAGCGGCTGCCCGTGCTGGTCGACGCCTTCGACTGCATCCGCTTCCGCCTCATGCCCGAGAAGTACTtcaaggagaaggtggaggccGACGAGATCGTCAAGGCCAGCCCCGAGCTCCAGAAGAAGATCCAGGCGGTCAGCGACGCCTTCAAGGGGAAGCTGCCGGAGGTAGTGCCCAAGCCGAagaaggagggcgaggagggggcGGTCAAcggcgacgaggaggaggtggaggaggagagcctcCTGCCCGGCTACCTCAACGACAGCCGTCGGTTGGGGATGTATGTGCGGGAGTTCATCGTGATGATCAGCGACACGGCGGCGGTGGCGTACGACGTGGCGGAGAACGAGTGCTTCCTGGCCGCCATGTCGGAGCAGGTGCCCCGCAACCACGTCAGCACCGTTTCCAAGCACAACCAGCTGTACATCATCGGCGGGCTGTTCGTGGATGAGGAGGATAAAGACGCGCCCCTGCAGTGTTACTTCTACACC TTGGACCCGTTGATGTCAGAATGGACGGCCCTTCCTCCGATGCCGTCACCTCGGTGCCTCTTCAACATCGGAGAGAGCaacaacattctgttcgccatcGCTGGAAAAGACCTCCAGTCCAACGAGTCCTTGGACACCGTTATGTGTTTTGACGttga GAAGATGAAGTGGAGTGAGTCCAAAAAGCTCCCACTGAAGATCCACGGCCACTCTGTGGTCTCCCACGAAGGTCTAGTCTACTGCCTGGGAGGCAAGACCGACGACAA CAAAGCACTCAACAAGATGTTTGTGTACAACCACAAGCAGTCTGAGTGGCGGGAGCTGGCCGCCATGAAGACAGCCAGGGCCATGTTTGGCACCGTCATCCACAACGGGAAGATCATCGCGGTGGGAGGAGTCAACGAGGAAGGCCTCAGCAGCATGTGCGAAACATACGACTTCGCCACAAACAA GTGGGAGCCCTTCACAGACTTCCCCCAGGAGCGCAGCTCGGTGAACCTGGTGTCCACGGGGGGCTCCCTGTACGCCGTGGGCGGATTCGCCATCGTCCAGATGGAGAACAAGGAGGTGGCGCCCTCCGAGGTCACCGACGTCTGGCA gtATGAGGCTGATAAGAAGGAGTGGAGCGGTATGCTGAGGGAGATGCGCTACGCCGCGGGGGCGTCCTGCGTGCCCATGCGTCTCAACGCCGCCAGGATGCCAAAGCTgtag